One segment of Radiobacillus kanasensis DNA contains the following:
- a CDS encoding YwmB family TATA-box binding protein has translation MKSRFILVPTIILVGIVCSFSSLKSAASTSHLSELEDMIEIVQAEELGIQKWEVLMKESLSRVDYQQTLQMLQTELSSFAYSVEEEEKAIKYIWSNPHKAHQGTERFIMLVPKEQKHDIQMTYVVSGTDWKKSTNTYYSNIMDNMLNVVFSEKMSKYTCLTTLSSDKINSDYFFDILKEKLKVQPLENMKENDFEVLSGYTPHWNSSIPITDGPMNVQVAARTGLGGKTTITIGTPIITTEY, from the coding sequence ATGAAATCCAGGTTCATTCTCGTTCCAACTATTATTCTAGTAGGTATTGTTTGTTCATTCAGTTCCCTAAAGAGTGCAGCATCAACTTCACATTTAAGTGAGCTAGAGGATATGATAGAGATCGTCCAGGCGGAAGAGTTAGGCATCCAAAAGTGGGAGGTCCTCATGAAAGAATCTCTTTCACGTGTGGATTACCAACAAACGCTACAAATGCTTCAAACAGAGCTATCGTCTTTTGCTTATTCGGTTGAGGAAGAAGAAAAAGCAATAAAATATATTTGGTCGAACCCTCATAAAGCCCATCAAGGGACCGAAAGATTTATAATGCTTGTGCCTAAAGAGCAAAAGCATGACATTCAAATGACTTACGTCGTTTCCGGTACTGACTGGAAGAAATCAACCAATACCTATTACTCTAACATAATGGACAATATGTTAAATGTTGTATTTTCAGAGAAAATGTCAAAATATACTTGTCTGACTACATTGTCAAGTGATAAGATTAATAGTGATTATTTTTTTGATATATTAAAAGAAAAATTAAAAGTTCAACCACTTGAAAATATGAAAGAAAATGATTTTGAAGTCCTATCGGGTTATACACCTCATTGGAATTCTTCGATTCCCATTACGGACGGGCCAATGAACGTGCAAGTTGCTGCTCGAACAGGATTGGGCGGTAAAACAACCATTACAATAGGAACACCTATCATTACTACTGAATACTAA
- the murA gene encoding UDP-N-acetylglucosamine 1-carboxyvinyltransferase, which yields MDKIIVRGGRQLSGTVKVEGAKNAVLPVIAASMIASEGKSVLHDVPALADVFTIKEVLSHMNADVSFKDNTVTVDASKPLKTEAPFEYVRKMRASVLVLGPLLARYGHANVAMPGGCAIGSRPIDLHLKGFEAMGAKVHVGNGYVEVHADGRLQGAKIYLDVPSVGATENIMMAAALAEGKTIIENSAKEPEIVDLANFLNKMGAKVVGAGTETIRIEGVERLHGVEHTIIPDRIEAGTFMVAAAITGGNVLVQGAELEHLRSLVSKMEEMGVVVKEEQDGLRVIGPKQLKATDIKTLPHPGFPTDMQSQMMALMLNAHGTSVITETVFENRFMHVEEFRRMNAKLKIEGRSVIVEGPTALQGAEVAATDLRAGAALILAGLTAEGYTRVTELIHIDRGYVDLAEKLASLGADVERVTDKEKISVS from the coding sequence TTGGATAAAATCATCGTCCGTGGTGGGAGGCAGTTATCAGGCACTGTCAAAGTAGAAGGCGCTAAGAATGCCGTACTGCCTGTCATCGCAGCAAGTATGATCGCAAGTGAAGGAAAGAGTGTACTTCATGATGTTCCAGCTCTTGCTGATGTTTTTACGATAAAAGAAGTATTAAGTCATATGAATGCTGATGTAAGCTTTAAAGATAATACAGTAACAGTCGATGCTTCTAAGCCACTTAAAACCGAGGCTCCTTTTGAGTATGTTCGAAAAATGAGAGCATCTGTCTTAGTGCTAGGGCCACTACTAGCTCGTTACGGTCATGCAAATGTAGCAATGCCTGGAGGTTGTGCAATTGGATCTCGACCAATTGATCTTCACCTGAAAGGCTTTGAAGCTATGGGTGCAAAAGTCCATGTTGGTAACGGGTATGTAGAGGTGCACGCAGATGGTCGTCTTCAAGGAGCAAAGATTTATTTAGATGTACCAAGTGTCGGTGCAACGGAAAATATTATGATGGCTGCTGCATTAGCTGAAGGAAAAACGATTATCGAAAACAGTGCAAAAGAGCCTGAAATCGTGGATTTAGCTAACTTCTTAAACAAGATGGGCGCAAAAGTTGTCGGAGCTGGAACCGAAACGATACGAATTGAGGGGGTAGAGCGCCTTCATGGTGTAGAGCATACCATTATCCCAGATCGTATCGAAGCAGGAACGTTTATGGTTGCTGCCGCAATCACAGGAGGAAATGTATTAGTTCAAGGTGCTGAATTAGAGCATCTACGTTCCCTAGTCTCCAAAATGGAGGAAATGGGAGTCGTCGTCAAGGAAGAACAAGATGGGCTACGTGTCATCGGTCCGAAGCAATTAAAAGCGACCGATATCAAAACACTGCCACATCCAGGATTCCCAACAGATATGCAGTCACAAATGATGGCATTAATGTTGAATGCTCATGGTACTAGTGTAATTACAGAAACAGTTTTTGAAAATCGCTTCATGCATGTGGAAGAATTCCGCCGCATGAATGCGAAGCTAAAAATCGAAGGTAGAAGTGTCATTGTAGAAGGACCAACTGCCCTACAAGGAGCAGAGGTCGCAGCTACAGACTTACGTGCAGGTGCTGCCCTAATCCTAGCTGGATTGACTGCAGAAGGCTATACACGTGTCACAGAACTCATTCACATTGATCGTGGCTACGTGGACCTTGCAGAAAAGCTAGCATCCCTAGGAGCAGACGTCGAACGAGTAACCGACAAAGAAAAGATTTCCGTAAGTTAA
- a CDS encoding ABC transporter substrate-binding protein: MKLWKSALVSFGLLLLVLFLAACSGGNEETTDDSGNTDTDTETTDENTEEEKVTIVYARGVDTTGANEKLVAAFEEAHPNIDVEFREMPADTGQQHDQYVTAFSAQSAEIDVFDADVIWPAEFAQANYALELDRFIEADGINMDDYFPGAVAAGKFNGKQWAMPKFTDAGMLYYRTDIVDTPPKTWDELIEQASSLNGEAGTQFGYLMQAAQYEGLVCNAIEFIASYGGQIINENNEVVANSPETVKAIKKMQEIVGSDFVPDNILNFMETETETAWIEGQAVFARNWPYMQASSNDTERSKVVDNVGITTLPAGDAGSAATLGGWMTMINRYSEHPEAAWEFVKFMTGAEGQKITATEGGSAPTLKALYDDAEVQEASPLFANPEFVKVLEAAVPRPVTPIYPEISDILQIELSKALTGDQTAEDAAANIQTKIEEAMSE, translated from the coding sequence TTGAAGCTATGGAAAAGTGCGCTAGTTAGTTTTGGTTTACTTTTATTGGTTCTATTTCTAGCAGCTTGTAGTGGTGGGAACGAAGAAACAACAGACGATTCTGGCAACACAGACACCGATACGGAAACAACAGATGAAAATACAGAAGAAGAAAAAGTTACCATTGTATATGCACGTGGTGTAGATACAACAGGAGCGAACGAAAAGTTAGTGGCAGCATTTGAGGAAGCACATCCTAACATCGATGTAGAATTCCGTGAAATGCCTGCTGATACTGGTCAACAACACGACCAATATGTAACAGCATTTAGTGCACAAAGCGCTGAAATTGACGTATTTGATGCAGACGTTATCTGGCCAGCAGAATTTGCCCAAGCAAACTACGCATTAGAGCTAGACCGTTTCATCGAGGCAGATGGCATTAATATGGATGATTACTTCCCAGGTGCCGTTGCTGCAGGTAAATTTAACGGAAAGCAATGGGCAATGCCTAAGTTTACCGATGCAGGGATGTTGTACTACAGAACAGATATTGTAGACACTCCTCCTAAAACTTGGGATGAGTTGATTGAACAAGCTAGTTCTCTTAACGGGGAAGCTGGAACTCAATTTGGTTACTTAATGCAAGCTGCTCAATACGAAGGTCTTGTCTGTAACGCGATTGAATTCATCGCTTCTTATGGCGGACAAATCATTAACGAAAACAACGAAGTGGTTGCGAACAGTCCTGAAACCGTAAAAGCAATCAAGAAAATGCAAGAAATTGTAGGTTCTGATTTTGTTCCAGATAACATTTTGAACTTCATGGAAACAGAAACAGAAACTGCATGGATCGAAGGTCAAGCCGTATTTGCTCGTAACTGGCCGTACATGCAAGCATCTTCCAATGATACAGAAAGATCAAAAGTCGTAGATAATGTTGGGATTACAACATTGCCAGCTGGTGATGCAGGAAGTGCTGCTACACTTGGTGGATGGATGACAATGATCAACCGTTACAGTGAGCATCCAGAAGCAGCTTGGGAATTTGTAAAATTCATGACAGGTGCAGAAGGACAAAAAATCACGGCAACGGAAGGTGGATCCGCACCTACACTTAAAGCACTTTACGATGACGCAGAAGTGCAAGAAGCAAGCCCATTATTTGCAAATCCAGAGTTTGTAAAAGTATTAGAAGCTGCCGTACCACGCCCAGTAACACCAATCTATCCAGAAATCTCTGATATTCTTCAAATCGAGCTTTCTAAAGCATTGACTGGTGACCAAACAGCGGAAGATGCAGCTGCTAACATTCAAACGAAAATTGAAGAAGCAATGAGTGAATAA
- a CDS encoding Gfo/Idh/MocA family protein, with the protein MGTLKVGVVGCGSIANHRHLPEYQNNPDAEIIAVCDKVEDRAKATAERFGAGKYYTDYHELLQNEEIDIVSVCTPNYLHAPVSIAALQAGKHVLCEKPMATSEKEANEMIAAAEKSGKKLMIGHNQRFVPSHQKAKELIASGELGRIYSFRTTFGHGGPEGWSADGKNSWFFKKEEAFIGALGDLGVHKADLIRYILGEEVKEVAALVEGNAKENSTVDDNAVALLRTESGIIGTLTASWAYVSSEDNSTIIYGEKGIIRLEEDPVFSMVIQYKDGSTVNYQLGQIQTNESQSNSGVIDHFVESVKEDKTPLITGDEGWKSLQVIIAALEANETKKNVQL; encoded by the coding sequence ATGGGTACATTAAAAGTAGGAGTAGTGGGATGCGGAAGCATTGCGAACCATCGTCACTTACCTGAATATCAAAACAATCCGGATGCAGAAATAATAGCGGTATGTGATAAGGTAGAAGACCGTGCAAAGGCAACTGCAGAACGATTTGGGGCAGGAAAATACTATACCGATTATCACGAGCTTCTTCAAAATGAAGAAATTGATATCGTAAGTGTTTGTACACCGAACTATCTTCACGCTCCTGTCTCAATCGCCGCATTACAGGCAGGAAAACATGTATTGTGTGAAAAGCCGATGGCCACTTCGGAAAAAGAAGCAAACGAGATGATTGCAGCTGCCGAGAAATCCGGAAAGAAACTAATGATTGGACATAATCAACGCTTCGTCCCATCTCATCAAAAAGCAAAAGAATTGATTGCTAGTGGAGAACTAGGCCGTATCTACAGCTTCCGAACGACTTTCGGACATGGCGGACCGGAAGGCTGGAGTGCAGACGGAAAGAACAGTTGGTTCTTTAAAAAGGAAGAAGCCTTTATCGGAGCACTAGGTGATTTAGGGGTTCACAAAGCCGACTTAATCCGTTATATCCTAGGAGAAGAAGTGAAAGAAGTAGCTGCTCTCGTGGAAGGGAACGCCAAAGAAAACAGCACTGTGGATGATAACGCGGTTGCTTTACTTCGCACCGAATCAGGAATCATCGGAACCTTAACCGCCAGTTGGGCTTACGTGTCGAGTGAAGATAATTCCACGATTATTTACGGAGAAAAAGGGATTATTCGTTTAGAAGAAGATCCTGTTTTTTCTATGGTCATCCAATATAAGGATGGTTCCACGGTAAATTATCAGCTCGGTCAAATCCAAACGAATGAAAGTCAAAGCAATTCTGGTGTGATTGACCACTTTGTCGAAAGTGTGAAAGAGGATAAAACACCACTCATTACTGGGGATGAAGGTTGGAAATCCCTTCAAGTTATTATTGCTGCCTTAGAGGCGAACGAAACTAAGAAAAACGTACAACTATAG
- a CDS encoding sugar phosphate isomerase/epimerase family protein: protein MKLGVFTVLFAEKSFEEMLDHVKASGLDAVEIGTGNYPGNAHCPLDELLESESKRTDYVKAVTDRGLTISAFSCHGNPLSPDSEFAKESHDILIKTIKLANLLNVPVVNCFSGTAGDHEGAKYPNWPVAPWPNEYADVLKWQWEEKLIPYWKEVGRVAEENNVKIGLELHAGFLVHTPYTMLKLREETSDAIGANLDPSHLWWQGIDPVAAIKILGKANAIHHFHAKDTYIDQDNVNMYGLTDMQPYGNVQTRAWNFRSVGCGHGLEEWSNMMSALRTYGYDHVVSIEHEDPIMSIEEGFQRAVQNLQSVLIKESPADMWWV from the coding sequence ATGAAATTAGGCGTTTTTACCGTTTTATTTGCAGAAAAATCCTTTGAAGAAATGTTAGATCATGTGAAAGCATCAGGGTTAGATGCCGTAGAAATTGGAACAGGGAACTATCCAGGTAATGCTCATTGTCCGTTAGATGAGCTTTTAGAATCCGAATCGAAAAGAACGGATTATGTAAAAGCTGTAACCGACAGAGGATTAACCATCAGTGCCTTTAGTTGTCATGGTAACCCGCTTTCTCCTGATTCGGAATTTGCAAAAGAAAGTCATGACATATTAATCAAAACCATCAAGCTAGCCAACCTTCTAAATGTTCCAGTCGTAAATTGCTTTTCAGGAACAGCTGGGGATCATGAAGGAGCCAAATATCCGAATTGGCCTGTTGCTCCTTGGCCAAACGAATATGCGGATGTTTTAAAGTGGCAATGGGAAGAGAAACTCATTCCATATTGGAAAGAAGTCGGCCGTGTTGCCGAAGAAAACAACGTCAAAATTGGCTTGGAGCTCCATGCTGGATTTCTCGTTCACACCCCATACACGATGCTGAAGTTACGTGAAGAGACGAGTGATGCAATTGGAGCGAACCTTGATCCAAGTCATCTATGGTGGCAAGGAATTGACCCAGTGGCTGCCATTAAGATTCTAGGAAAAGCGAACGCAATTCATCACTTTCACGCTAAAGACACCTACATCGATCAAGATAACGTAAATATGTACGGACTAACCGATATGCAACCGTATGGAAATGTGCAAACAAGAGCCTGGAACTTCCGCTCTGTTGGATGTGGGCACGGTTTGGAGGAGTGGTCCAACATGATGAGTGCTTTACGTACATACGGCTATGATCATGTGGTAAGCATTGAACATGAGGATCCAATCATGTCGATTGAGGAAGGATTCCAACGCGCTGTCCAAAACTTACAATCCGTGTTAATTAAAGAAAGCCCCGCAGATATGTGGTGGGTATAA
- a CDS encoding Gfo/Idh/MocA family protein: MRMLRIGVIGVGGIAQARHLPTFANMTDQVKIQAVSDLNQELAGKIAKQYGVPVVVENYEDMFEHVDAVTICTPNKFHADIAIAALEAGKHVLCEKPMALSAREAERMVEASKRTGKVLFIGFHYRFMKESQAAKKVMDAGEIGKPLVVRVEALRRRKVPGWGVFINKELQGGGSLIDFGCHHLDLALWLLGNPQPVEVSGATYQDLSTSGELVNTWGDIDANSFEVDDHATAYIRFDNGATLFLETSWAANVADDKESVRISGDKAGIDVFPFAVYQSKHGLLLDQVPNWLPGPDDPSVLQAANFVDSCLGIQEAIVKPEQALQTSRIIDAIYESSISGKSVRF, translated from the coding sequence ATACGTATGCTTCGAATAGGAGTCATCGGGGTAGGCGGAATTGCACAAGCAAGGCATTTGCCTACCTTCGCGAATATGACAGATCAAGTGAAGATTCAAGCTGTTTCAGACTTAAATCAAGAACTTGCCGGGAAAATAGCCAAACAATACGGTGTTCCCGTCGTTGTAGAAAATTACGAGGATATGTTTGAACATGTGGATGCTGTCACGATTTGTACGCCGAACAAGTTCCATGCTGATATTGCGATTGCCGCTTTAGAGGCTGGTAAGCATGTGCTTTGTGAGAAGCCAATGGCGTTATCAGCTAGGGAAGCGGAAAGAATGGTCGAGGCATCTAAGCGAACAGGAAAAGTCCTTTTCATCGGCTTCCATTACCGGTTTATGAAGGAATCCCAAGCAGCCAAAAAAGTCATGGATGCTGGGGAAATTGGGAAGCCACTAGTGGTTCGAGTAGAAGCCCTTCGTCGCAGGAAAGTTCCTGGATGGGGTGTGTTTATAAATAAAGAATTACAAGGTGGTGGAAGTTTAATCGATTTCGGTTGTCACCATCTTGACCTAGCTCTTTGGTTACTAGGAAACCCTCAACCTGTAGAAGTTTCAGGAGCAACCTATCAAGATTTAAGTACGTCTGGAGAGCTCGTGAACACGTGGGGGGATATAGATGCGAACTCATTTGAAGTGGATGACCATGCAACAGCATATATTCGCTTTGACAATGGAGCTACCCTTTTCCTAGAAACTTCTTGGGCTGCAAACGTAGCGGACGACAAGGAATCTGTTCGAATATCTGGAGATAAAGCTGGAATCGATGTCTTTCCTTTTGCTGTCTATCAGTCTAAACATGGTTTGTTACTCGATCAAGTGCCAAATTGGTTGCCGGGACCGGATGATCCGAGCGTGTTACAAGCGGCGAACTTTGTAGACAGCTGCCTCGGTATTCAAGAAGCTATTGTAAAACCAGAACAAGCCCTACAAACATCAAGAATTATCGATGCTATTTACGAAAGCAGCATATCCGGAAAAAGCGTTCGATTCTAA
- a CDS encoding DUF1146 family protein: MMESIGQQAVVNILSHIIFIIFTWRVFQAVNFEPMFRKGRTAEATVVIIFLTIAVGTTVSNFFLNLLQWSGQLLYLF; the protein is encoded by the coding sequence ATGATGGAGTCAATAGGCCAACAAGCGGTGGTCAATATCCTATCACACATTATATTTATCATCTTTACGTGGAGGGTGTTCCAGGCTGTCAATTTCGAACCGATGTTTCGAAAAGGAAGAACAGCAGAAGCAACAGTTGTCATTATTTTTCTAACCATTGCCGTTGGGACGACGGTAAGTAATTTCTTTTTAAATCTATTGCAGTGGTCTGGTCAGTTGTTATATCTTTTTTAA
- a CDS encoding ThuA domain-containing protein, with protein MHVTVWNENRHEKKNPAVAEIYPNGIHGTIAALLEEKGFITSTATLDEPEHGLSDDVLEKTDVLVWWGHLAHEEVSDEVVEKVHQRVLKGMGLVVLHSGHFSKIFKKLMGTSCDLKWREADEKERLWVVDPSHPIAEGVDQFIELEKEEMYGEHFDIPTPDQLVFVSWFEGGEVFRSGCTYQRGNGKIFYFRPGHESYPTYHNSEIQKVIANGVKFVQPVERDYPVYGNAQPLETISEKSK; from the coding sequence ATGCACGTAACAGTATGGAATGAAAACAGACACGAAAAGAAAAATCCAGCGGTAGCGGAAATCTATCCAAATGGAATTCACGGTACGATCGCTGCCCTTTTAGAAGAAAAAGGGTTTATAACTTCAACCGCAACCCTAGATGAGCCGGAGCACGGCCTGAGCGATGATGTATTGGAAAAAACAGACGTCCTGGTCTGGTGGGGGCATCTTGCACACGAAGAAGTATCAGATGAAGTGGTGGAAAAAGTACACCAACGCGTATTAAAAGGGATGGGATTAGTGGTCCTTCACTCTGGTCACTTTTCTAAGATTTTCAAAAAGTTGATGGGCACTTCTTGTGATTTGAAGTGGAGGGAAGCGGATGAAAAGGAACGCCTATGGGTAGTCGATCCATCCCATCCCATTGCCGAAGGAGTAGACCAGTTCATAGAATTAGAAAAAGAAGAAATGTACGGGGAACACTTTGACATCCCAACCCCAGATCAGCTCGTATTCGTAAGCTGGTTTGAAGGTGGAGAGGTTTTCCGCTCTGGCTGCACGTACCAACGAGGAAACGGGAAAATTTTCTACTTCCGTCCAGGACATGAATCGTATCCAACGTATCATAATTCTGAAATTCAAAAAGTAATTGCGAACGGTGTGAAGTTTGTTCAACCAGTAGAACGAGACTATCCCGTCTATGGCAACGCGCAACCGTTAGAAACGATATCCGAAAAATCAAAGTAA
- a CDS encoding carbohydrate ABC transporter permease produces MKKAGFGFYFFLVIFVFLVMFPFIWVFLTSIKPPGEIFSSFNWFTKNPGLESYEAALTNRPLLRYMLNSLVVSSLTTILALGFASFASYAITRLPIKGKGLILGIVLAASMFPQIAIISPMFNLITGLGLRNSYIGLVIPYITISLPLAIWILSTFFQKIPYELEESAKLDGASPFQTFRKIIFPLAAPGVFTTGILVFIAAWNEYLFSLTINSSDTWRTVPVGISMYQSQYSIPWGDISAATVIVTIPIVIIVLLFQRRIVSGLTSGSVKE; encoded by the coding sequence ATGAAAAAAGCAGGATTTGGATTTTATTTCTTTCTCGTAATCTTTGTATTTTTAGTCATGTTCCCATTCATCTGGGTATTCTTGACTTCCATTAAACCACCAGGAGAGATTTTTTCATCGTTTAACTGGTTTACGAAAAATCCGGGCTTAGAATCCTATGAAGCTGCCTTGACCAATCGGCCATTACTCAGATACATGTTAAATAGTTTAGTTGTTTCATCACTAACTACGATTCTAGCGTTAGGATTTGCATCGTTTGCATCCTATGCGATTACAAGATTACCCATTAAGGGGAAAGGCTTAATCCTAGGCATTGTATTGGCAGCATCGATGTTTCCACAGATTGCAATTATTTCACCGATGTTTAACCTAATCACAGGATTAGGTTTACGCAATAGCTATATAGGGCTCGTCATCCCTTACATTACGATAAGTTTGCCTTTAGCAATCTGGATTCTATCCACGTTCTTTCAAAAGATCCCATATGAGCTGGAGGAATCGGCAAAACTCGATGGCGCAAGTCCATTCCAAACGTTTCGAAAAATCATTTTCCCATTAGCTGCACCAGGTGTTTTTACAACTGGAATTCTCGTGTTCATTGCAGCATGGAATGAATATTTGTTCTCTTTAACGATTAACAGTTCTGATACGTGGCGTACAGTCCCTGTAGGGATTTCGATGTACCAAAGTCAGTACTCAATTCCGTGGGGCGACATATCAGCAGCCACTGTAATCGTTACGATACCAATTGTTATTATCGTACTACTGTTCCAGCGTAGAATCGTATCTGGACTTACCTCCGGATCCGTGAAAGAATAG
- a CDS encoding carbohydrate ABC transporter permease, with translation MKKFQLNEKQLGYAMVIPSLILVFVVTLWPVAQSMWNSLFDYRLNDPTRSQKMLDANIDLERYADNYFYIGNQLEALASSASGENTEKVKDIQQNIESYHEELLSDDQIKKDIAIIDEMLMKYQPVTDSELKYQQIDNDFAVDYRQALQSYQEDLTAIAESTSDDQLSDQFEQTAGLLGATSNTILKSNFIGLDNYVKYFKDKRMWQSLWNTTFFTIISVGFELVLGLAIALLINRAFKGRGLIRASVLIPWAIPTAVAAMMWGFLYDGQSGIVGHYLEVLNIIPDASWLLSTSDGAMFSVILADVWKTTPYMALLLLAGLQTIPMSLYEAASVDGATKTQQFWSITLPLLKSSILVALLFRTLDAFRVFDLIYVLTGGGPANATESISIYAYETLFAQQNFGEGSVLSVIVFICVAIISIIYVKLIGSELISGKTR, from the coding sequence ATGAAAAAATTTCAATTAAATGAAAAGCAGCTTGGGTATGCCATGGTAATACCGTCACTTATTTTAGTTTTTGTCGTTACCCTGTGGCCAGTTGCACAATCCATGTGGAATAGCTTATTTGATTATCGTTTAAATGATCCGACACGGTCTCAAAAAATGTTAGATGCAAATATTGATTTAGAGCGGTATGCCGATAACTATTTTTACATTGGCAACCAGTTGGAGGCATTAGCATCCTCTGCTTCAGGAGAAAACACAGAAAAAGTAAAAGACATACAACAAAACATTGAATCCTACCATGAAGAATTGTTAAGTGATGACCAAATCAAAAAGGATATTGCCATTATCGATGAAATGCTCATGAAGTATCAGCCGGTTACGGATTCGGAATTAAAGTATCAACAGATTGATAATGACTTTGCTGTTGATTATCGACAGGCTCTTCAATCTTATCAAGAAGACCTGACGGCCATTGCGGAATCCACTAGTGATGATCAATTATCCGATCAATTTGAACAAACAGCAGGTTTACTAGGAGCGACGAGTAACACCATTCTCAAGTCCAATTTTATCGGGTTAGACAATTACGTAAAATATTTCAAAGACAAAAGAATGTGGCAATCTCTTTGGAATACGACTTTCTTTACGATTATTTCCGTTGGTTTTGAACTAGTACTTGGATTAGCAATCGCGCTTCTCATTAATAGAGCCTTTAAAGGTCGAGGTTTAATTCGGGCATCCGTACTCATTCCATGGGCCATTCCGACCGCTGTAGCTGCAATGATGTGGGGATTCCTTTACGATGGGCAGTCCGGAATCGTGGGCCATTATTTAGAAGTCCTAAACATCATTCCAGATGCATCTTGGTTATTATCCACGTCGGATGGTGCCATGTTCTCCGTCATTCTAGCAGACGTATGGAAAACAACTCCATACATGGCGTTATTACTACTAGCAGGTTTACAGACCATTCCAATGTCACTTTATGAAGCGGCTTCGGTAGACGGAGCGACTAAAACACAGCAGTTCTGGTCTATTACATTACCGTTATTAAAATCTAGCATTCTCGTTGCATTACTGTTCCGTACACTGGATGCATTCCGTGTGTTTGACTTGATCTACGTATTAACAGGTGGGGGACCAGCGAACGCGACAGAATCGATTTCTATTTATGCGTACGAGACCTTATTCGCACAGCAAAACTTCGGTGAAGGTTCCGTGTTGTCTGTGATTGTGTTTATCTGTGTGGCCATCATCAGTATCATTTACGTGAAATTAATCGGCTCTGAATTAATTTCAGGAAAGACAAGATAA